Proteins encoded by one window of Chondromyces crocatus:
- a CDS encoding Rieske 2Fe-2S domain-containing protein, producing the protein MGEIDHWHPVLRSDALRTRPVGVRLAGHEIVLFRAEDGALGALEDRCPHRGMRLSLGRVEGARLVCSYHGWRWSAEGRGESPGTPAMRPCARRYDVAERHGMIWVKRAGVTASFPYLEVDGWFEVGRLSHRAQAPLEVVLDNFTEVEHTPSTHLLLGYPAGRMAEVETRVAMTDEAVHVHNEGPQRKLPRVIQALFGIPDEARFVDSWITRFSPVHCVYDQYWLDPVTGERAGDALRIAVFFNPLGPEETEIVSLAYASVPPWRGLGLGALHLRLTRALVDVEVRRDCAVLAGLADKQPGLVGRALGRFDSALVASRRRIARIYRGEMGGPGSGEGAPVSSRRAPSGSNPLRSVGGPPSGSFRADRRGG; encoded by the coding sequence ATGGGCGAGATCGATCACTGGCACCCCGTCCTCCGTAGCGATGCGCTGCGCACGCGGCCTGTGGGGGTGAGGCTCGCGGGGCACGAGATCGTGCTGTTCCGCGCCGAGGATGGTGCCCTGGGGGCGCTCGAGGATCGCTGTCCCCACCGCGGGATGCGTCTCAGCCTGGGGCGGGTGGAGGGGGCGCGCCTGGTGTGCTCGTACCACGGGTGGCGCTGGTCGGCGGAGGGGCGGGGGGAGAGCCCGGGGACGCCGGCGATGCGGCCGTGCGCGCGACGGTACGATGTGGCGGAGCGCCACGGGATGATCTGGGTGAAGCGCGCAGGGGTGACGGCTTCGTTCCCTTACCTGGAGGTGGACGGCTGGTTCGAGGTCGGTCGTCTGAGCCACCGGGCGCAGGCGCCCCTGGAGGTGGTGCTCGACAACTTCACCGAGGTGGAGCACACGCCCTCGACCCACCTGTTGCTGGGCTATCCAGCGGGCAGGATGGCCGAGGTCGAGACGCGGGTGGCGATGACCGACGAGGCGGTCCACGTCCACAACGAGGGCCCTCAGCGCAAGCTGCCGCGTGTGATCCAGGCGCTGTTCGGCATCCCGGACGAGGCGCGCTTCGTGGATTCCTGGATCACGCGCTTCTCGCCGGTCCATTGCGTGTACGACCAGTACTGGCTCGATCCGGTGACGGGTGAGCGCGCAGGTGACGCGCTCCGCATCGCCGTCTTCTTCAACCCGCTGGGGCCGGAGGAGACGGAGATCGTGTCGCTGGCCTATGCGTCGGTTCCGCCCTGGCGTGGGCTCGGTCTGGGGGCGCTGCACCTGCGCCTCACGCGGGCGCTGGTGGATGTGGAGGTCCGGCGCGACTGTGCGGTGCTCGCCGGGCTGGCCGACAAGCAGCCCGGCCTCGTGGGAAGGGCGCTCGGCCGGTTCGACAGCGCGCTGGTGGCGTCCCGGCGCCGTATCGCGCGGATCTATCGCGGTGAGATGGGGGGGCCAGGGAGCGGGGAGGGGGCCCCCGTGTCGTCTCGACGGGCGCCTTCGGGCTCGAACCCGCTGCGAAGCGTCGGCGGGCCGCCCTCGGGGAGCTTCAGGGCCGACAGGCGGGGTGGTTGA
- a CDS encoding flavin-containing monooxygenase, translating to MVEEVGAIVVGAGPSGLAVGACLRERRIPFVLLDQAEAVGASWRRHYDRLHLHTVKQLSGLPGMPWPENAPLYPSRAQMVSYLERYAERFQLGPCLSERVIRALRDGERWVVRTPGKTRRSRALVVATGFNRVPVAPSWPGQVRFGGRILHSAIYRSGASFRGQRVLVVGMGNSGSEIALDLFEHGARPTIAVRGPVHVMPRDYRSVPAQVQAAYVFRHLPLVLSDRLAAMIQRKALGDLSPHGLRVPEEGLATHVQKGGRAPLLDVGTAAMIKQRHIEVVPAPQAFTEAGVVFSDGRALRFDAVVLATGYRAGLSEFLDGAERYTDAGGRPRWQSAPAEAPGLFFVGYCKPRAGTLLDIAREAPQVAEHIAELLGAGRPGPRRARGGEAVGGRVSAV from the coding sequence ATGGTCGAGGAGGTGGGGGCGATCGTGGTGGGGGCCGGTCCTTCCGGTCTCGCCGTGGGCGCTTGCCTGCGTGAGCGGCGGATACCGTTCGTCCTGCTCGACCAGGCGGAGGCGGTCGGCGCGAGCTGGCGGAGACACTACGATCGCCTGCACCTGCACACCGTGAAGCAGCTCTCGGGGCTGCCCGGGATGCCCTGGCCAGAGAACGCGCCGCTGTACCCGTCGCGCGCCCAGATGGTGAGCTACCTGGAGCGCTACGCCGAGCGGTTTCAGCTCGGTCCGTGCCTCTCCGAGCGCGTGATCCGCGCGCTGCGCGATGGTGAGCGCTGGGTGGTGCGCACCCCTGGGAAGACGCGACGGAGCCGGGCGCTGGTCGTCGCCACGGGGTTCAACCGTGTCCCTGTGGCGCCTTCGTGGCCAGGGCAGGTGCGCTTCGGGGGCCGGATCCTCCACAGCGCGATCTATCGGTCGGGCGCGTCTTTTCGTGGTCAGCGTGTCCTCGTGGTGGGCATGGGCAACTCGGGCAGCGAGATCGCGCTCGATCTTTTCGAGCACGGAGCGCGACCCACGATCGCGGTGCGCGGTCCGGTGCACGTGATGCCTCGGGATTACCGGAGCGTTCCGGCGCAGGTGCAGGCGGCGTATGTCTTCCGCCACCTCCCGCTGGTCCTCTCGGACCGCCTGGCCGCGATGATCCAGCGCAAGGCGCTGGGGGATCTCTCGCCCCATGGTCTGAGGGTGCCCGAGGAGGGGCTGGCCACGCATGTGCAGAAGGGCGGTCGTGCGCCGCTCCTCGACGTCGGCACCGCGGCGATGATCAAGCAGCGCCACATCGAGGTGGTGCCTGCGCCGCAGGCCTTCACCGAGGCGGGGGTGGTGTTCTCCGATGGTCGGGCGCTGCGTTTCGATGCGGTCGTGCTGGCGACTGGCTACCGCGCAGGGCTGTCCGAGTTTCTCGACGGCGCCGAGCGCTACACGGACGCCGGGGGGCGGCCACGCTGGCAGAGCGCGCCGGCGGAGGCTCCAGGGCTGTTCTTCGTGGGCTACTGCAAGCCACGAGCCGGCACGCTCCTCGACATTGCGCGGGAGGCACCGCAGGTTGCGGAGCACATCGCGGAGCTTCTGGGGGCGGGGAGGCCGGGACCTCGTCGCGCTCGGGGGGGCGAGGCGGTGGGGGGGCGGGTGTCTGCGGTGTGA